In the genome of Chryseobacterium oryzae, one region contains:
- the nusG gene encoding transcription termination/antitermination protein NusG, giving the protein MSELKWYVLKAISGQENKVKNYIETEIKRLGFEQYVTQVVIPMEKVIQLRNGKKVPKEKPYYPGYLMVEADLMGEIPHIIKNIPGVISFLSLTKGGDPVPMRKSEVNRMLGRMDELSEFATDAEIPFIVGENVKVVDGPFNGFNGTVEKILEDKKKIEVSVLIFGRKTPMELSYMQVEKV; this is encoded by the coding sequence ATGAGCGAATTGAAATGGTATGTGCTGAAAGCGATCAGCGGACAGGAAAATAAAGTGAAAAACTATATTGAGACAGAAATCAAACGTTTAGGGTTTGAGCAGTATGTAACTCAGGTAGTTATTCCTATGGAAAAGGTTATTCAGCTTAGAAATGGGAAAAAAGTGCCAAAAGAAAAGCCATATTATCCTGGTTATCTAATGGTAGAAGCAGATTTAATGGGAGAAATTCCTCACATCATTAAGAATATTCCTGGTGTTATTTCTTTCTTAAGCCTTACTAAAGGAGGAGATCCTGTACCGATGAGAAAATCTGAGGTTAACAGAATGCTGGGCAGAATGGATGAACTTTCTGAATTTGCTACAGATGCAGAAATTCCGTTCATAGTAGGTGAAAATGTTAAGGTTGTTGATGGACCTTTCAACGGCTTCAACGGAACTGTAGAAAAAATTCTTGAGGATAAAAAGAAAATTGAAGTTTCAGTTTTAATTTTCGGAAGAAAAACTCCAATGGAATTAAGCTATATGCAAGTAGAAAAAGTATAA
- the secE gene encoding preprotein translocase subunit SecE: MSSFVDFLKGSYNEFRHKVEWPKWADLQSSTIVVTVATVILSLFTFGVDELFSKAISNIIGILINSFN; this comes from the coding sequence ATGAGTTCATTTGTCGATTTTTTAAAAGGTTCTTATAACGAATTCAGACATAAAGTTGAATGGCCAAAATGGGCAGATTTGCAGTCTTCTACAATCGTAGTAACTGTAGCTACTGTAATTTTGTCTCTTTTTACTTTCGGAGTTGATGAATTGTTTTCTAAAGCAATCAGCAACATTATAGGAATTTTGATCAACAGCTTCAACTAA
- the tuf gene encoding elongation factor Tu, with the protein MAKETFNRNKPHLNIGTIGHVDHGKTTLTAAISAVLASKGLAEKKDFSAIDSAPEEKERGITINTAHIEYETANRHYAHVDCPGHADYVKNMVTGAAQMDGAILVCAATDGPMPQTREHILLCRQVNVPRIVVFMNKVDMVDDAELLELVELELRDLLSTYEYDGDNSPVIQGSALGALTAATEGNSDDKWFKTVEELMDAVDTWIEQPVRDQDKPFLMPIEDVFSITGRGTVATGRIEAGVINTGDPVDIVGMGDEKLTSTITGVEMFRKILDRGEAGDNVGLLLRGIEKTDIKRGMVIAKKDSVKPHKKFKAEVYILSKEEGGRHTPFHNKYRPQFYVRTTDVTGEIFLPEGVEMVMPGDNLTITVELLQPIALNEGLRFAIREGGRTVGAGQVTEIIE; encoded by the coding sequence ATGGCAAAGGAAACGTTTAATCGTAACAAACCACACTTGAACATTGGTACTATTGGTCACGTTGACCATGGTAAAACTACACTTACTGCAGCTATTTCTGCTGTATTAGCTAGTAAGGGTCTTGCTGAGAAAAAAGACTTCTCTGCGATTGACTCTGCTCCAGAAGAAAAAGAAAGAGGTATCACTATTAATACTGCTCACATCGAGTACGAAACTGCTAACAGACACTATGCTCACGTTGACTGTCCAGGTCACGCGGATTACGTAAAGAACATGGTAACTGGTGCTGCTCAGATGGATGGAGCTATCTTAGTATGTGCTGCAACTGATGGACCAATGCCTCAAACTAGAGAGCACATCCTTCTTTGCCGTCAGGTAAACGTACCAAGAATCGTTGTTTTCATGAACAAAGTGGATATGGTGGATGATGCTGAGCTTTTAGAGCTTGTTGAATTAGAACTTAGAGATTTATTATCTACTTACGAATATGATGGAGATAACTCTCCAGTAATCCAAGGGTCTGCTCTTGGTGCTCTTACTGCAGCAACTGAAGGTAACTCTGATGATAAGTGGTTCAAAACTGTTGAAGAATTAATGGATGCAGTTGATACTTGGATCGAGCAGCCTGTAAGAGATCAGGATAAGCCATTCTTGATGCCAATTGAAGACGTATTCTCTATTACAGGTAGAGGTACTGTAGCAACAGGTAGAATCGAGGCTGGTGTTATCAATACTGGTGATCCAGTTGATATCGTTGGTATGGGTGATGAAAAATTAACTTCTACAATTACAGGGGTTGAGATGTTCAGAAAAATCCTAGACAGAGGTGAAGCTGGTGATAACGTAGGTCTATTGTTGAGAGGTATTGAAAAAACTGACATCAAGAGAGGTATGGTTATCGCTAAGAAAGATTCTGTTAAACCACACAAAAAATTCAAAGCTGAGGTTTATATCCTTTCTAAAGAAGAAGGTGGACGTCACACTCCATTCCACAACAAATACCGTCCTCAGTTCTATGTAAGAACTACTGACGTTACAGGTGAGATCTTCTTACCAGAAGGTGTAGAAATGGTAATGCCTGGTGATAACTTAACTATTACAGTAGAATTGTTACAACCAATCGCTCTTAACGAGGGTCTTAGATTCGCGATCAGAGAAGGTGGTAGAACAGTAGGTGCTGGTCAGGTTACTGAAATCATCGAGTAA
- a CDS encoding efflux RND transporter permease subunit: protein MNKFIKNIISFSLKNKAFTFIWVGILAIAGFISFKNMPIEAFPDVTNTQIVIITQWEGRSAEEVERFVTTPIELAMSPVQKKTSVRSTTMFGLSIVKILFDDGVDDTFARNMVNNQLRNVSLPEGIDPEVQPPYGPTGEIFRYTLESKTKDSRELLTLQNWVVDRALRGVPGVADINVFGGQEKVFELSTDPRALDKYGLTPLEVYEAVTKSNLNVGGDIIEKNGQAYVVRGIGLVQSADDIGNITIHNDNGNPILVKNVAEVHESSLPRVGQAGLNKHEDTVEGIVVMRKGENPREVLVGVKDKIKELNEKILPKDVKMVTFYDRDNLMDFTTETVMHNLLEGIVLVTVIVLIFMADWRTTLIVSIIIPLSLLFAFLCLKMAGMSANLLSLGAVDFGIIIDGAVVMVEGIFVMLDHKAKKYGEERFNKLAKAGWIKQTGTGLGKAIFFSKLIIITSLIPIFSFQKVEGKMFSPLAFTLGFALMGALIFTLTLVPVLTHLLLNKNVREKNNPFVNFWDRIVLRGFQFTFKNKKLSLMVAIGFMVVSLFSAKFLGTEFLPQLNEGSLWITAEMPMSSSLKESLKTADILKKDIMSVPEVTDVLSQTGRSNDGTDPNGFGFVQFAVNLKPKNEWKRKINYEQLIEDIDKKLRNYQGITFNYSQPISDNVAEAVAGFKAENGIKIYGDNLQTLDELAEKVLKSIKNVDGVRDAGIIKNIGQPEVNVVWDRNKMAAYGVMPEDAQTVLEMAFGGKTASEMYDGERKFPIRLRYSEEYRKDENDIASLMIPTQDGTMIPLKEVANIEKNNGAAFIYRDDIKRYIGVKFSIRDRDLGGTISDAQKEVDKITLPEGYKIGWTGQFENQQRATKRLTQVVPISILGIFFLLFILFGNMKDSLLVLANVPFALIGGIIALHITHMNFGISAGVGMIALLGICIQNGVILITEFHQNVKNGLSLDNSILNGVKSRTRPVIMTALMASIGLMPAALSTGIGSESQKPLAIVIIGGLITATVLTLLIFPVIFWIFNRSKKSEII from the coding sequence ATGAATAAGTTTATAAAAAATATCATCTCGTTTTCACTTAAAAATAAGGCTTTCACATTTATTTGGGTTGGTATTTTGGCGATCGCGGGATTCATAAGTTTCAAAAATATGCCCATTGAAGCTTTTCCGGATGTAACCAATACCCAAATTGTTATTATTACCCAATGGGAAGGCAGAAGTGCAGAGGAAGTGGAACGTTTTGTTACCACTCCCATAGAATTGGCGATGAGTCCGGTTCAGAAAAAAACCAGTGTGAGAAGCACAACAATGTTCGGACTTTCGATTGTGAAAATTCTTTTTGATGACGGCGTAGACGATACATTTGCCAGAAATATGGTGAATAACCAACTTCGAAATGTAAGTCTTCCGGAAGGTATAGATCCTGAAGTTCAGCCGCCTTATGGACCGACCGGAGAAATTTTCAGATATACCTTAGAAAGCAAAACAAAAGATTCTCGGGAGCTTTTAACGTTGCAAAACTGGGTGGTAGACCGAGCTCTTCGGGGAGTTCCCGGAGTAGCAGATATTAATGTTTTTGGAGGTCAGGAAAAAGTTTTTGAGTTGAGTACCGACCCGAGAGCATTGGATAAATATGGCTTAACACCTCTCGAAGTATATGAAGCTGTTACCAAAAGCAATCTGAATGTAGGTGGAGATATTATTGAGAAAAACGGACAGGCGTATGTAGTGAGAGGAATCGGGCTCGTGCAGTCTGCGGATGATATTGGCAATATTACTATTCATAACGATAACGGAAATCCTATTTTGGTAAAAAATGTGGCGGAAGTGCACGAAAGTTCTTTACCAAGAGTGGGACAAGCGGGACTTAATAAACATGAAGATACCGTAGAAGGTATCGTTGTAATGAGAAAAGGGGAGAACCCAAGAGAAGTTCTGGTTGGTGTGAAAGATAAGATAAAGGAGCTGAATGAAAAAATTCTTCCTAAAGATGTAAAAATGGTCACTTTTTACGATCGAGACAATCTTATGGACTTTACTACCGAAACGGTAATGCATAATTTGCTGGAAGGAATTGTTTTAGTAACCGTAATCGTGTTAATTTTTATGGCAGACTGGAGAACAACACTTATTGTTTCCATCATCATTCCTCTCTCTTTGCTTTTCGCTTTTTTATGCTTAAAAATGGCAGGGATGAGTGCCAATCTTTTATCTCTAGGAGCTGTAGATTTCGGGATTATTATTGATGGAGCGGTCGTCATGGTTGAAGGGATTTTTGTAATGCTCGATCATAAAGCTAAAAAATATGGTGAAGAAAGATTCAATAAATTAGCTAAAGCAGGTTGGATTAAGCAGACAGGAACAGGCTTAGGGAAAGCAATTTTCTTTTCGAAATTAATTATTATTACTTCGCTGATTCCCATTTTTTCGTTTCAGAAAGTGGAAGGTAAAATGTTTTCTCCATTAGCATTTACACTCGGTTTTGCATTAATGGGAGCCCTTATCTTTACCCTCACATTGGTTCCTGTACTTACTCATTTGCTTTTAAATAAAAACGTAAGGGAAAAAAATAATCCATTTGTTAATTTTTGGGATAGAATTGTTTTAAGAGGGTTTCAGTTTACATTCAAAAATAAAAAGCTCAGCTTAATGGTTGCAATTGGCTTTATGGTGGTAAGTCTTTTTTCTGCTAAATTTTTAGGAACTGAATTTTTACCGCAGCTTAATGAAGGCTCACTTTGGATTACTGCCGAAATGCCGATGAGTTCTTCATTAAAAGAATCTCTAAAAACAGCCGATATTTTGAAAAAAGATATTATGAGTGTTCCCGAAGTTACCGATGTTTTGTCTCAAACAGGACGAAGTAATGACGGAACCGATCCCAATGGATTTGGATTTGTACAGTTTGCCGTTAATTTGAAACCTAAAAACGAGTGGAAACGTAAAATTAATTACGAACAGCTCATTGAGGATATTGATAAAAAGCTAAGAAACTATCAGGGAATAACGTTCAATTATTCACAGCCCATTTCAGATAACGTTGCAGAAGCAGTTGCCGGTTTTAAAGCTGAAAACGGAATTAAAATATATGGTGATAATCTTCAGACATTAGATGAGTTGGCCGAAAAAGTTTTAAAATCAATAAAAAATGTAGATGGAGTACGAGATGCGGGAATTATTAAAAATATCGGTCAGCCAGAAGTAAATGTAGTTTGGGACAGAAATAAAATGGCGGCATACGGCGTGATGCCCGAAGATGCACAAACTGTTCTGGAGATGGCTTTTGGAGGAAAGACTGCTTCCGAAATGTATGACGGAGAAAGAAAATTTCCAATAAGACTGAGATATTCTGAAGAGTACAGAAAAGACGAAAATGATATTGCATCATTAATGATTCCGACACAGGACGGAACCATGATTCCCCTGAAAGAAGTTGCCAATATTGAGAAAAATAACGGGGCTGCTTTCATTTACCGCGATGATATCAAAAGATATATTGGAGTAAAATTTTCCATCCGAGATCGAGATTTGGGCGGGACAATTTCCGATGCGCAGAAAGAAGTTGATAAAATAACTTTACCAGAAGGATACAAAATTGGCTGGACGGGTCAGTTTGAAAACCAGCAAAGGGCAACAAAAAGACTTACTCAGGTGGTTCCAATAAGTATTTTGGGAATATTTTTTCTGTTGTTCATTCTTTTCGGGAACATGAAAGATTCTCTTTTGGTATTGGCAAACGTACCTTTTGCTCTCATAGGGGGAATTATCGCACTTCACATCACCCACATGAATTTTGGAATTTCTGCAGGTGTTGGAATGATTGCTTTACTCGGAATCTGCATACAGAATGGCGTAATTCTCATCACAGAGTTTCATCAGAATGTTAAAAATGGTCTGTCGCTGGACAATTCGATTTTAAATGGAGTGAAATCGCGTACGAGACCAGTTATTATGACTGCATTAATGGCATCCATAGGGCTTATGCCGGCGGCATTATCTACGGGAATTGGCTCAGAATCTCAAAAACCTTTGGCAATTGTAATTATTGGTGGGCTGATTACGGCTACGGTTCTTACCCTTCTTATTTTTCCTGTTATTTTCTGGATTTTTAACCGCAGCAAAAAATCTGAAATTATTTAG
- a CDS encoding efflux RND transporter periplasmic adaptor subunit, which translates to MKKIMISLISALLLWSCSKPEIAKMPDPKGFELSNTMLESISTAKVEKSQIEDFYSFYGKIAADANSYIDVYPLVGGNVMSVNVELGDYVKKGQVLATIRSTELAEIQKDVSDAKTDLVVAKNNVRVAKEMYEGKLTTEREVLEAKSQLQKAQDQLQRASAVSTVYNVKNGNIYSVLAPISGYIVHKDINKDMQLRSDRSENIFDVANTTNVWAIMNVNESDIDKISLGMPAQVSTLSYPDKIFDGKIDKIFKIIDPKTNAMQARVVLDNANGLLIPDSKATIKVSKSENKMALSIPSKAVIFDDDRNYVVVFKSRTDVRIKEIQVLKQAGDITYISEGVQEGENVITNNQLLIYRSLKN; encoded by the coding sequence ATGAAAAAAATAATGATATCCTTAATTTCAGCATTATTGTTATGGTCATGCTCAAAACCGGAAATTGCAAAAATGCCTGATCCAAAAGGTTTTGAACTCAGTAATACTATGTTGGAATCTATTTCTACCGCAAAAGTAGAAAAAAGCCAAATAGAAGATTTTTACAGTTTTTACGGAAAAATTGCCGCTGATGCCAATTCTTACATTGATGTTTATCCTTTGGTTGGAGGAAATGTGATGAGTGTAAATGTAGAGCTGGGAGATTATGTTAAAAAAGGACAGGTTTTGGCAACAATAAGAAGTACAGAATTGGCAGAAATCCAGAAAGATGTTAGCGATGCGAAAACAGATCTTGTAGTTGCTAAAAATAATGTTCGGGTTGCCAAAGAAATGTATGAAGGAAAGCTTACTACAGAACGAGAAGTTTTGGAAGCTAAAAGCCAGCTTCAGAAAGCACAGGATCAGTTGCAGAGAGCAAGCGCGGTAAGTACGGTTTATAATGTTAAAAATGGCAATATTTATAGCGTTTTAGCACCTATTAGCGGATATATTGTCCATAAAGACATCAATAAAGATATGCAGTTGAGAAGCGACCGGAGCGAAAATATTTTTGATGTTGCCAATACTACAAATGTTTGGGCAATCATGAATGTTAACGAATCGGATATAGATAAAATCAGTTTAGGAATGCCGGCTCAGGTATCTACACTTTCTTATCCCGATAAAATTTTTGATGGTAAAATTGATAAAATATTCAAAATTATAGATCCAAAAACCAATGCAATGCAGGCCAGAGTGGTATTGGATAATGCCAATGGTTTACTGATTCCCGACAGTAAGGCAACAATAAAAGTTTCAAAATCTGAAAATAAAATGGCACTTTCTATTCCGTCTAAGGCTGTTATTTTTGATGATGACCGAAATTACGTAGTTGTTTTTAAATCCAGAACAGATGTAAGAATCAAAGAAATTCAGGTTTTGAAACAGGCTGGAGATATCACCTATATTTCAGAGGGCGTTCAAGAAGGAGAAAATGTAATTACCAATAATCAGCTTTTAATTTACAGATCATTGAAAAATTAA
- a CDS encoding TolC family protein has protein sequence MNKIAGLLVVISSLFSAQQQMSLLECENAFQQNNLQLLAEQYSINMADADVLQAKIWELPQISGYINGYNPEGKRFLNVNKAKGLEVSQLIYMGGKKKNEIAFAKSNKELAQLQFSQLLVELRTQLRTNYYNLYYEKLKLENINKQLGYMNDLLKAYKIQSAKGNVSLKDEVRLQSIVIQLNNDKVEINKNILEFEQNLKVLTGISEGVEPEISENEAKEILASQPFGNEEDLKRKAIENNADYLFGLKLIENSQLYALWQKSLNVPDLTVGAEYDQASGTFNNEINLKVAIPLPLWKSNRGNVEKAKYAIKQNQKNAEFQKLDLETKVQAAYQMWKNQFDQLAEIKSTDLDNLDLVYNGMLKNFRNGNVSLIEFTDFMESYRQTALQIYDMKNELIQAAEKLKQLVQTKIFY, from the coding sequence ATGAACAAAATTGCAGGACTGTTGGTGGTGATATCTTCCTTGTTTTCAGCACAGCAGCAAATGTCACTTTTGGAGTGTGAAAATGCCTTTCAGCAAAACAATCTTCAGCTTTTGGCGGAACAGTACAGCATAAATATGGCAGATGCCGATGTTTTGCAGGCTAAAATATGGGAACTTCCCCAAATAAGTGGTTACATCAACGGATATAACCCTGAAGGAAAACGTTTTTTAAATGTTAATAAAGCAAAAGGACTGGAAGTGAGCCAGCTCATCTATATGGGAGGCAAAAAAAAGAATGAAATTGCCTTCGCAAAATCTAATAAAGAATTAGCACAGCTTCAGTTTTCTCAGCTTCTTGTAGAATTGCGTACACAGCTTCGTACGAATTATTATAATCTTTATTACGAAAAACTCAAACTTGAAAATATCAACAAGCAGCTTGGGTATATGAATGATTTGCTGAAAGCGTATAAAATTCAGTCTGCAAAAGGAAATGTTTCTCTGAAAGATGAGGTTCGGTTACAAAGTATTGTGATTCAGTTGAATAATGATAAAGTTGAAATCAATAAAAATATTCTTGAATTCGAACAGAACCTGAAAGTTCTTACCGGAATTTCTGAAGGTGTAGAACCCGAAATTTCGGAGAACGAAGCTAAAGAAATTCTTGCATCACAACCTTTCGGCAACGAAGAAGATCTTAAAAGAAAAGCGATAGAAAACAACGCAGATTATCTTTTTGGATTGAAACTGATTGAAAATTCTCAATTATATGCCTTATGGCAAAAATCTTTAAATGTTCCCGATCTTACTGTGGGAGCCGAATACGATCAGGCTTCAGGAACTTTTAACAATGAAATTAATTTAAAAGTAGCAATTCCTCTGCCTCTTTGGAAAAGCAACAGAGGCAATGTAGAGAAAGCCAAATATGCCATTAAGCAAAATCAAAAAAATGCCGAATTCCAAAAACTTGATTTGGAGACCAAAGTTCAGGCTGCATACCAAATGTGGAAAAACCAGTTCGACCAGCTTGCTGAAATAAAATCTACCGACTTGGATAATCTTGATCTGGTTTATAACGGAATGCTGAAAAATTTCAGAAACGGAAATGTGAGTCTTATAGAATTTACAGATTTTATGGAAAGCTACCGCCAGACAGCACTTCAGATTTATGACATGAAAAATGAACTGATTCAGGCTGCCGAAAAACTTAAGCAATTAGTGCAAACCAAAATTTTCTATTAA
- a CDS encoding ATP-binding protein, with amino-acid sequence MSLKRKIALTLSVSFSLLFGVVLIIIYISFNDFRREEFKERFVRRLGFTTNFISKSKNFEQEAPIFFNENSDNFLLNETILIFNGDKELIYSTIKDQKVTWDKNLLTELDQKKDIYTEESIPEVYASLKKINGENYYILTSAYDTNGKSKLEYLKYLLITAFITCTLLIGFFSYYFMGKFLQPLEDLNKEISEVTAHKLTTQIPVEQSNDEISILAQSFNTMIVRLNDVFQSQKDFTASASHEIRTPITRMAFQLENLIKFGEHSPQTVSSLKQMLKDVYQLSDLTNSLMLLTKFDKENIQSIYEEVRIDEVIFESFETVKKSYSELKMDFLISENNEENAFLTINGVPSLLTIVFINLLKNAAVYSDNAEAKILITETDTQIFIQVNSEGKTISKEEQPKLFEAFMRGNNSQNISGSGLGLRIVKRILEYHGADITYTSPSDNQNEFSIVFNK; translated from the coding sequence ATGTCTTTAAAAAGAAAGATTGCACTTACGTTAAGTGTATCGTTTTCGTTGCTATTTGGGGTTGTACTTATTATTATTTATATATCTTTCAACGATTTCCGCAGGGAAGAATTCAAGGAAAGATTTGTAAGACGATTAGGATTTACTACCAATTTTATTTCGAAATCTAAAAATTTCGAACAAGAAGCCCCTATCTTTTTTAATGAAAATTCAGATAACTTTCTTTTAAATGAAACGATTCTTATTTTTAATGGTGATAAAGAGCTTATTTACAGTACCATAAAAGATCAGAAAGTAACCTGGGATAAGAATCTGCTTACAGAATTAGACCAGAAAAAAGATATTTACACCGAAGAATCTATTCCCGAAGTATATGCATCTCTGAAAAAAATAAATGGAGAAAATTATTATATTCTTACGAGTGCTTACGATACCAATGGGAAATCTAAACTGGAGTATCTTAAATATCTTTTAATTACTGCCTTTATAACATGTACCTTGCTTATCGGGTTCTTCTCATATTATTTTATGGGTAAATTTCTTCAGCCTTTGGAAGATTTGAATAAAGAAATTTCTGAAGTTACAGCTCATAAACTAACCACTCAAATCCCCGTAGAGCAGTCGAATGATGAAATAAGCATTTTAGCACAATCTTTTAATACCATGATTGTAAGACTGAATGATGTTTTTCAGTCGCAGAAAGATTTTACGGCAAGTGCTTCTCACGAAATTCGTACACCCATTACCAGAATGGCATTTCAGCTCGAAAATCTTATTAAATTTGGCGAGCATTCTCCGCAAACAGTTTCTTCTCTTAAACAGATGCTGAAAGATGTTTATCAGCTTTCCGATCTTACCAATTCTTTAATGCTGCTTACAAAATTCGATAAAGAAAATATACAGAGCATTTATGAAGAAGTACGAATAGATGAAGTTATTTTTGAGTCTTTCGAAACCGTTAAAAAAAGCTATTCAGAGCTTAAAATGGACTTCCTTATTTCTGAAAATAATGAAGAAAATGCTTTCTTAACCATTAATGGAGTTCCTTCTTTGCTCACCATCGTATTTATCAATTTGCTTAAAAATGCAGCCGTTTATTCGGACAATGCAGAAGCGAAAATTCTAATTACAGAAACAGATACTCAAATTTTTATTCAGGTAAATTCAGAAGGAAAGACAATTTCTAAAGAAGAACAGCCGAAACTTTTCGAAGCCTTTATGCGTGGAAATAATTCTCAGAATATTTCCGGTTCCGGCTTGGGTTTAAGAATTGTAAAAAGAATTTTAGAATATCACGGTGCAGATATTACTTACACTTCGCCTTCAGACAATCAAAACGAGTTCAGTATAGTTTTCAATAAGTAG
- a CDS encoding response regulator transcription factor produces MNILLLEDDLILSAELSKFLESNNFNCDKIYDGETFLRQIKNNSYDLYLLDINVPKMNGLDVCQTIRSFDKNTPIIIISAYGDISDKKDAFTRLADDYLVKPFQFEELLLRINSLLRRKVPSESVDADIIRIDDLIINKTEQKVFRSGNEIALTLKEFQLLVYLAEAQGRTVSKQQITENVWEHNFNTNTNTVEVYINFLRKKIDREYKVKLIHTRSGFGYYLNPL; encoded by the coding sequence ATGAATATTCTTTTACTGGAAGACGATTTAATTCTCTCCGCGGAACTGAGTAAGTTTTTAGAATCCAATAATTTCAATTGTGATAAAATTTATGATGGGGAAACTTTTCTTCGGCAGATAAAAAACAATTCTTACGATTTGTATTTACTGGATATTAATGTTCCCAAAATGAATGGGCTGGATGTTTGCCAAACCATTCGTTCGTTCGATAAAAATACGCCCATCATTATTATTTCGGCTTACGGAGATATTTCTGATAAGAAAGATGCTTTCACAAGACTTGCAGACGATTATCTGGTGAAGCCTTTTCAGTTTGAAGAATTGCTTTTACGCATTAATTCTTTATTAAGAAGAAAAGTTCCTTCCGAAAGTGTGGATGCCGATATTATAAGGATTGATGATTTGATAATTAATAAAACGGAGCAAAAAGTTTTCCGTTCAGGAAATGAGATTGCTTTAACATTAAAAGAATTTCAGCTTTTGGTATATCTTGCAGAAGCACAGGGCAGAACGGTTTCTAAGCAGCAAATTACAGAAAATGTTTGGGAACATAATTTTAATACCAATACCAATACAGTGGAGGTTTACATAAATTTTCTACGAAAAAAAATAGACAGAGAATATAAAGTAAAACTCATACATACACGTTCTGGATTTGGATATTACTTAAACCCGTTGTAA
- a CDS encoding HPF/RaiA family ribosome-associated protein has translation MKISVQAIGLTPHEPLESHVDKKVSKLDTFYDKIIECKVFLKVENNTDKANKTTELILVVPGEDMVVKKTSASFEESLDLCVDTAKKLLIKKKELAS, from the coding sequence ATGAAGATTTCAGTACAAGCAATCGGCTTAACTCCACACGAACCGCTTGAGTCACATGTTGATAAAAAAGTAAGTAAACTTGATACATTTTATGATAAAATTATTGAGTGTAAAGTTTTCTTAAAAGTAGAAAACAATACAGATAAAGCCAATAAGACAACCGAGCTTATTTTGGTGGTTCCGGGAGAGGATATGGTAGTAAAAAAGACTAGTGCGAGTTTCGAAGAGAGCTTAGATCTATGTGTAGATACCGCTAAGAAACTGTTAATCAAGAAAAAAGAATTAGCTTCATAA
- a CDS encoding tyrosine-type recombinase/integrase, with product MRDKFLDYLQFEKRYSVNTVTSYGRDLDDFILFNLRTESSDNIIKADKKIIRNFIVDLNEKGVSKRTVNRKLSTLRSFYAFLLRLGEIEISPLETINSLKFYPEKQIPISQDEMSMLSNDILSISNLLDECIIEMLYQTGMRKAELCGLKFESVDLYKNELKIIGKGNKERYVPISEKLSNLLKSYLQIRKPKEEYQSLFFVNRLGKKLTEKFVYVVVNKYLSLVTSKEKKSPHILRHSFATHVLDNGAEISKVKEILGHSSLASTQVYTNANIEQLKKVFNQAHPRASKKEEL from the coding sequence ATGCGAGATAAATTCTTAGATTATTTGCAGTTCGAGAAAAGATACTCTGTAAATACGGTTACAAGTTATGGTCGGGATTTGGATGATTTTATTTTGTTTAATCTCAGAACAGAATCATCAGACAATATTATTAAAGCAGATAAGAAAATCATCAGAAATTTTATTGTCGATCTTAATGAGAAAGGAGTTTCAAAACGTACTGTCAATAGAAAATTATCTACGCTTCGCAGTTTTTATGCCTTCCTTTTGAGGCTTGGTGAAATAGAAATTTCGCCTTTAGAAACCATCAATTCGTTAAAGTTTTATCCAGAAAAACAAATTCCTATTTCTCAGGATGAAATGAGTATGCTGAGTAATGATATTCTTTCTATTTCTAACTTGCTGGATGAGTGCATTATTGAGATGCTTTACCAGACCGGAATGAGAAAAGCAGAGCTTTGTGGCTTGAAATTTGAGAGTGTAGATCTATACAAAAACGAGTTGAAGATCATTGGAAAGGGTAACAAAGAACGGTATGTGCCAATTTCAGAAAAGCTGAGTAATCTCTTAAAGTCTTATCTACAAATAAGAAAGCCTAAGGAAGAATACCAAAGTTTATTTTTTGTAAACAGGCTGGGCAAAAAACTCACCGAAAAATTTGTTTATGTAGTGGTTAATAAGTATCTTAGTCTTGTTACTTCTAAAGAGAAAAAAAGTCCTCATATTTTAAGACACAGCTTCGCGACGCATGTTTTAGACAATGGGGCAGAGATATCAAAAGTAAAAGAAATATTGGGTCATTCAAGTCTTGCAAGCACACAAGTGTATACCAATGCCAATATTGAACAGTTGAAAAAAGTGTTTAATCAAGCTCATCCAAGAGCAAGTAAAAAAGAAGAATTATGA